A stretch of Gossypium hirsutum isolate 1008001.06 chromosome A06, Gossypium_hirsutum_v2.1, whole genome shotgun sequence DNA encodes these proteins:
- the LOC107937418 gene encoding NAC domain-containing protein 35 encodes MAIASMSNDNTSNVDLDFNNSNSSSSSKDDHEQDMVMPGFRFHPTEEELVEFYLRRKVEGKRFNVELITFLDLYRYDPWELPAMAAIGEKEWFFYVPRDRKYRNGDRPNRVTTSGYWKATGADRMIRGENSRSIGLKKTLVFYSGKAPKGIRSSWIMNEYRLPHHETERYQKAEISLCRVYKRAGVEDHPSLPRCLPTRALTSSRGLQSEKKYSQAQDAAQQAMERFQGFGGGESQPQLEIEKISETDGSSSSTSDVTTALALSKQNVYRPTALIRTTLGLPSGIMEEEGLFLNQSKQGCTSLLPNSTTLFQLGSSSVSSNVVDDLHRLVSYQQATMNPLQFYNTYQQQQQQPEFSTLPPQSQAQQLSLNVLPSSLPLTTFSDRLWEWSPIPEPSREFTNPFK; translated from the exons ATGGCAATAGCAAGCATGAGCAACGATAATACCAGTAACGTTGACCTCGACTTCAACAACAGCAACAGCAGCAGCTCCAGCAAAGATGACCATGAACAAGACATGGTGATGCCTGGTTTTCGATTCCATCCTACCGAGGAAGAACTTGTAGAGTTCTACCTTCGCCGTAAGGTAGAGGGCAAGCGCTTCAATGTCGAACTCattacttttcttgatctatatcgCTATGACCCTTGGGAACTTCctg CCATGGCAGCGATTGGGGAGAAGGAATGGTTCTTCTACGTGCCTAGAGACAGAAAGTACAGAAACGGAGATCGACCGAATCGTGTCACGACTTCAGGCTACTGGAAGGCAACGGGAGCTGACCGCATGATTCGGGGAGAGAATTCTCGATCTATTGGCCTCAAGAAAACCCTAGTCTTCTACTCCGGAAAAGCCCCCAAAGGCATCCGAAGCAGTTGGATTATGAACGAGTATCGCTTGCCTCACCACGAAACTGAACGCTATCAAAAG GCTGAAATATCGCTTTGCCGCGTGTACAAGAGAGCTGGAGTTGAAGATCACCCCTCACTCCCCCGTTGTCTTCCAACGAGGGCATTGACCTCATCGAGAGGACTGCAGTCAGAAAAGAAATATTCGCAGGCCCAAGATGCAGCTCAACAAGCCATGGAAAGGTTTCAAGGGTTTGGAGGAGGAGAATCACAACCACAACTGGAGATTGAAAAGATAAGTGAGACTGATGGGAGCAGTAGTAGTACTTCTGATGTTACAACAGCCCTTGCACTTTCCAAGCAGAATGTGTACCGTCCAACGGCCCTTATAAGAACAACACTTGGGTTACCATCTGGAATAATGGAAGAGGAGGGACTGTTCTTAAATCAGTCTAAGCAAGGCTGCACTTCTTTACTTCCCAATTCCACCACTCTCTTTCAACTGGGCTCGTCTTCTGTTTCATCAAATGTTGTTGACGATCTTCACAGGCTAGTAAGCTACCAACAAGCTACAATGAATCCGCTGCAATTCTACAACActtatcaacaacaacaacagcaacCCGAGTTTTCTACGTTGCCCCCTCAATCACAGGCTCAGCAGCTTTCACTCAACGTGCTACCCAGCTCACTTCCACTAACGACTTTCTCGGATCGGTTGTGGGAGTGGAGTCCAATCCCAGAACCAAGTAGGGAGTTCACCAATCCTTTCAAGTAG